The following proteins are encoded in a genomic region of Synechococcus sp. CBW1002:
- a CDS encoding PhzF family phenazine biosynthesis protein — MLPALLIEAFAERPLAGNGAAVVRLERPASDAWLQGVATSLRQSETAFLLPAPGGGWALRWFTPSCEVPLCGHATLAALLALGAWGLLEPGASTALLSRSGPLVVQLAEDDPGRGRIELPSAPLQPAELPDPLAALLHRRLGSGVEQYWHSALGYCVALLPPAAQLGQLDGLAAELQGEARAGLVLMQQCAQTSHAEGSGVASGELVGGRPADFRLRFFAPGLGIDEDPVTGSAHALVAPYWIERLNRPVVGWQCSSRPGGMLCEAASSGMIRLTGTGHLLWNGSLQAEPDGSGAESWAALWAAA, encoded by the coding sequence ATGCTCCCAGCCCTGCTGATCGAGGCCTTCGCCGAACGGCCCCTGGCCGGCAACGGTGCCGCCGTTGTGCGGCTGGAGCGACCCGCCAGCGACGCCTGGCTGCAGGGGGTGGCCACCAGCCTGCGCCAGTCGGAAACGGCCTTTCTGCTGCCAGCGCCTGGCGGAGGCTGGGCCCTGCGCTGGTTCACCCCCAGCTGTGAGGTGCCGCTCTGCGGCCACGCCACCCTGGCTGCGCTGCTGGCGCTGGGGGCCTGGGGCCTGTTGGAACCTGGCGCGTCCACTGCCCTGCTCAGCCGCAGTGGCCCCCTGGTCGTGCAGCTGGCCGAAGACGATCCGGGCCGTGGACGGATCGAGCTCCCGAGCGCACCGCTGCAGCCGGCAGAACTGCCGGATCCGCTGGCGGCGCTGCTGCATCGTCGACTCGGCTCAGGCGTGGAGCAGTACTGGCATTCCGCGCTGGGGTACTGCGTCGCTCTGTTGCCGCCGGCGGCCCAGCTGGGCCAGCTCGATGGTCTGGCAGCGGAGCTGCAGGGGGAGGCGCGGGCAGGGCTTGTGCTGATGCAGCAGTGCGCCCAGACCAGCCATGCGGAGGGCTCTGGCGTTGCTTCTGGCGAGCTGGTCGGTGGCCGCCCCGCCGACTTCCGCCTGCGCTTCTTCGCCCCGGGGCTCGGCATCGATGAGGACCCGGTCACCGGATCCGCCCATGCCCTGGTGGCCCCCTACTGGATCGAGCGCCTCAACCGGCCGGTGGTGGGCTGGCAGTGTTCCAGCCGGCCAGGCGGCATGCTCTGTGAGGCGGCATCTTCAGGCATGATCCGCTTGACCGGTACGGGCCATCTGTTGTGGAACGGCAGCTTGCAGGCAGAACCCGATGGCAGCGGTGCCGAGAGCTGGGCAGCACTCTGGGCCGCTGCCTGA
- a CDS encoding branched-chain amino acid transaminase, producing the protein MHQFLPYAWFGGQCVPFAEATLSVATHALHYGTGAFGGMRAIPNPSDSSEILLFRADRHARRLSQSARLLLTELSEETIHAAIHAFLQANKPTCPVYLRPFVYTSDLGIAPRLHDIQTDFLIYGIELGDYLSPEGVSCRISSWTRQEDRSLPLRGKISGAYITSSLAKTEAVRSGFDEALLLNSRGKMSEASGMNLFIVRDGVLITPGVDQDILEGITRASVLELARDMGIPTLERPVDKTELFVADEVFLSGTAARVTPVRRVETTDLPAQRPIMERLRERLTLITEGRDPAYDHWVTRIRLEA; encoded by the coding sequence ATGCATCAGTTCCTCCCCTATGCCTGGTTCGGCGGTCAGTGCGTGCCATTTGCAGAGGCGACCCTGTCGGTGGCCACCCACGCGCTTCATTACGGCACCGGCGCGTTCGGGGGGATGCGGGCGATACCCAATCCAAGCGATTCCAGTGAGATTCTGCTGTTTCGTGCCGATCGCCATGCGCGCCGCCTCAGTCAGAGCGCGCGGCTGCTGCTCACGGAACTGAGCGAGGAAACGATCCACGCAGCCATCCACGCGTTTCTGCAGGCGAACAAACCCACCTGTCCGGTTTATCTGCGGCCATTCGTCTACACCAGCGATCTGGGCATCGCCCCGCGCCTGCACGACATCCAGACCGACTTTCTGATCTACGGCATTGAGCTGGGCGACTATCTGTCTCCCGAAGGGGTGAGCTGCCGCATCAGCTCCTGGACCCGCCAGGAAGATCGCTCCCTGCCGCTGCGCGGCAAGATCTCCGGCGCCTACATCACCAGTTCCCTGGCGAAAACAGAGGCAGTGCGCAGTGGCTTTGATGAAGCTCTGCTGCTCAACAGCCGCGGCAAGATGAGCGAAGCCAGCGGTATGAATCTCTTCATCGTGCGCGATGGTGTGCTGATCACACCCGGCGTGGATCAGGACATCCTCGAGGGCATCACCCGGGCCAGTGTGCTGGAACTGGCCCGCGACATGGGCATCCCCACCCTGGAGCGACCGGTCGACAAGACCGAGCTCTTTGTGGCCGATGAGGTGTTTCTCAGTGGAACCGCAGCGCGGGTCACACCGGTTCGGCGGGTTGAAACCACCGACCTTCCCGCGCAGAGACCGATCATGGAACGGCTGCGCGAACGCCTCACCCTGATCACGGAGGGCCGGGATCCCGCCTATGACCATTGGGTGACGCGCATTCGCCTCGAGGCCTGA
- a CDS encoding DUF2237 family protein has protein sequence MSSSVPDSPLVSASEARNVLDQPLELCGCAPLTGWHRDGYCRTDPTDLGRHTVCCVVSEAFLTYARAQGNDLTTPVPEFQFPGLKPGDAWCVCAARWLEAYDDGMAPPVRLAACERSTLEIIPLEVLREHAV, from the coding sequence GTGTCCAGCTCCGTTCCTGACTCGCCCCTGGTTTCCGCCTCCGAGGCGCGCAACGTGCTCGACCAACCCCTGGAGCTGTGCGGCTGTGCCCCGTTGACCGGGTGGCATCGCGACGGCTACTGCCGCACCGATCCCACCGATCTGGGCCGCCACACCGTCTGTTGCGTGGTCAGTGAGGCGTTCCTCACCTATGCCCGTGCCCAGGGCAACGACCTCACCACGCCCGTTCCGGAGTTCCAGTTTCCCGGCCTCAAGCCGGGAGATGCCTGGTGCGTCTGCGCAGCCCGCTGGCTGGAGGCCTACGACGACGGTATGGCGCCGCCCGTGCGGCTGGCGGCCTGCGAACGCTCCACCCTTGAGATCATCCCGCTGGAGGTGCTGCGCGAGCATGCCGTCTGA
- a CDS encoding NAD(P)H-dependent glycerol-3-phosphate dehydrogenase, whose protein sequence is MALRLVVLGRGAWGTTLTDLWRRAGHHVVVWSRRDGGDAKALLGDRDLVVAAVAMAGIEPLASQLSAAWPDDLPLLSCSKGLDPDRLCTATQLWRQHLANAALAVLSGPNLATELQQGLPAASVLASQKATLARHLQRELSSDNLRLYTNADPIGVEAAGALKNVMALAAGICDGLGLGANARASLLCRGLAELGLVVRGMGGDPATTYGLAGLGDLLATATSSLSRNYRCGVLLAEGLDETAAIARIGATVEGRATARAVLRLAQQNGWHLPICDQVVQVLEGRTTPRRAVADLMERQLTSE, encoded by the coding sequence ATGGCTCTGAGGCTTGTCGTTCTGGGCCGCGGTGCCTGGGGCACCACCCTCACCGATCTGTGGCGCCGCGCCGGTCATCACGTCGTGGTCTGGTCGCGCCGGGATGGCGGCGATGCCAAGGCGCTGCTGGGCGATCGGGATCTGGTGGTGGCGGCCGTGGCGATGGCCGGCATCGAGCCCCTGGCGAGCCAGTTGAGCGCCGCCTGGCCGGACGATCTGCCCCTGTTGAGCTGCAGCAAGGGTCTCGATCCGGATCGGCTCTGCACCGCCACCCAGCTCTGGCGGCAACACCTCGCGAACGCAGCGCTGGCGGTGCTGAGCGGTCCCAACCTGGCCACGGAGCTGCAGCAGGGTCTGCCCGCCGCCAGCGTTCTGGCCTCCCAGAAGGCGACGCTGGCCCGCCATCTGCAACGGGAGCTGAGCAGCGACAACCTGCGCCTCTACACCAATGCTGACCCGATCGGCGTCGAAGCCGCCGGGGCCCTCAAGAACGTGATGGCCCTGGCGGCCGGCATCTGCGACGGTCTTGGCCTGGGTGCCAATGCCCGCGCCTCGCTGCTCTGCCGGGGGCTGGCGGAACTCGGCCTGGTGGTGCGCGGCATGGGGGGTGATCCCGCCACCACCTATGGCCTGGCGGGCCTGGGGGATCTGCTGGCCACGGCCACCAGCTCCCTGAGCCGCAACTATCGCTGCGGCGTTCTGCTGGCGGAGGGGCTGGACGAAACCGCCGCCATCGCCCGGATCGGGGCCACGGTGGAGGGCCGTGCCACCGCCAGGGCCGTGCTGCGGTTGGCCCAACAGAACGGTTGGCATCTGCCCATCTGCGATCAGGTGGTGCAGGTGCTTGAGGGCCGCACGACACCCCGCCGGGCCGTGGCGGATCTGATGGAACGGCAGCTCACGTCAGAGTGA
- the metH gene encoding methionine synthase produces the protein MVITAPSSPTEGSANAGPRQQRTGFLERLHGPHRPVLVFDGATGTSLQQMNLTAEDFGGAALEGCNEVLVMSRPDAVQAVHRQFLEVGADVIETDTFGATSLVLAEYDIADQAFALNKRAAALAREMADAYSTPDKPRFVAGSMGPTTKLPTLGHVAFETMRASFQEQAEGLLAGDVDLFIVETCQDVLQIKAALQGLEAAFKATGERRPLMVSVTMETTGTMLVGSDIAAVVAILEPFSIDVLGLNCATGPEQMKEHIRYLSANSPFVVSCIPNAGLPENIGGVAHYRLTPLEMKLQLLHFVEDLGVQVIGGCCGTTPAHIGALVELAAELSPAPREVRRSDALQAADGDATHSGPRPLLRYEPAAASIYGTTPYHQDNSFLIIGERLNASGSKKVRELLAAEDWDGLVAVARNQVKENAHVLDVNVDYVGRDGERDMHQLVSRLVTNVNLPLMLDSTEWQKMEAGLKVAGGKCILNSTNYEDGDERFFKVLELAKAYGAGVVVGTIDEEGMARTAERKFAIAQRAYRDALEFGIPAHELFYDPLALPISTGIEEDRLNAAATIESIRRIRTQLPGVHVVLGVSNVSFGLSPAARIVLNSVFLHDCCAAGMDAAIVSPAKILPLVKISEEHQQVCRDLIHDRRRFVNASEAGISATEAAKAGAVCNYDPLTVLTTLFEGVSAREARASGPSLTDLPVEERLKQHIIDGERIGLEPSLDEALASYPPLQIINTFLLDGMKVVGELFGSGQMQLPFVLQSAETMKSAVAYLEPHMEKQEGESSGKGKFLIATVKGDVHDIGKNLVDIILTNNGYEVINLGIKQSCDAIIEAQQKHNADCIAMSGLLVKSTAFMKDNLEAFNQAGIGVPVILGGAALTPRFVNGDCRAAYRGLVVYGRDAFADLRFMDALMDAKSAGTWDDQKGFLAGVPEGLGLASADGNAGPEDGATTPAETSSSQTSSSETSADIASQLHSGAVQPAGSISPGPNDHRSEMVPEEPALTPPFWGSRVLNENDIDLEEVFAYLDRQALFAGQWQLRKTQQQSRADYEAMLVEKAEPVLQHWKQRCINESLLTPRVAYGYFPCGRSGNAVVIFDPTGLAESDSPSQAGRELGRFELPRQRAGNRYCIADFYRDLVIGADGEPRPADMMPMQAVTMGEGATTFAQQLFQADQYTDYLYFHGLAVQMAEALAEWVHARIRKELGFAAEEPAALRDVLAQRYRGSRYSFGYPACPNVADSRPQLAWLGAERIGLSMDESDQLDPEQSTTALVALHSKARYFSA, from the coding sequence ATGGTCATCACTGCCCCCTCCTCTCCGACCGAAGGTTCTGCCAACGCAGGGCCCCGTCAGCAGCGCACTGGATTTCTGGAGCGCCTTCATGGCCCCCATCGTCCGGTGTTGGTGTTCGACGGCGCCACCGGCACCTCGCTGCAGCAGATGAATCTGACGGCCGAGGATTTCGGTGGGGCTGCCCTGGAGGGTTGCAACGAGGTTCTGGTGATGTCCAGGCCCGATGCCGTGCAGGCGGTGCACCGCCAGTTCCTTGAAGTTGGCGCCGATGTGATCGAGACCGACACCTTCGGTGCCACGTCCCTGGTGTTGGCTGAATACGACATCGCCGATCAGGCCTTCGCCCTGAACAAACGGGCCGCCGCGTTGGCCCGTGAGATGGCCGATGCCTACAGCACCCCCGACAAACCGCGCTTCGTGGCGGGTTCGATGGGTCCCACCACCAAGTTGCCCACCCTGGGCCACGTTGCCTTCGAGACGATGCGGGCCTCCTTCCAGGAGCAGGCCGAGGGCCTTCTGGCGGGAGATGTGGATCTGTTCATCGTCGAGACCTGCCAGGACGTTCTCCAGATCAAGGCGGCCTTGCAGGGCCTGGAGGCGGCATTCAAGGCCACAGGTGAGCGAAGGCCTCTGATGGTCAGCGTGACCATGGAGACCACCGGCACGATGCTGGTGGGTTCGGACATAGCCGCCGTGGTGGCGATCCTGGAGCCCTTTTCGATTGATGTGCTCGGCCTCAACTGCGCCACTGGCCCGGAGCAGATGAAGGAGCACATCCGCTACCTCAGCGCCAACAGTCCCTTTGTGGTGAGCTGCATCCCCAATGCCGGCCTGCCCGAGAACATCGGCGGGGTGGCCCATTACCGGCTGACGCCGCTGGAGATGAAGCTGCAGCTGCTGCACTTCGTCGAAGATCTCGGCGTCCAGGTGATCGGAGGCTGCTGTGGCACCACCCCCGCCCACATCGGCGCCCTGGTGGAGCTGGCGGCCGAGCTCAGCCCAGCCCCCCGCGAGGTGCGTCGCTCCGATGCACTCCAGGCTGCCGATGGCGATGCCACCCACAGCGGCCCGCGGCCGTTGTTGCGCTACGAGCCCGCTGCTGCCTCGATCTATGGCACCACGCCGTATCACCAGGACAACTCCTTCCTGATCATCGGCGAGCGGCTCAATGCCAGTGGCAGCAAAAAGGTGCGCGAACTGTTGGCGGCGGAAGACTGGGACGGTCTGGTGGCCGTGGCCCGCAACCAGGTGAAGGAGAACGCCCACGTGCTTGACGTCAACGTCGATTACGTGGGCCGCGATGGTGAACGCGACATGCACCAGCTGGTGAGCCGGTTGGTGACCAATGTCAATCTGCCGTTGATGCTCGATTCCACCGAGTGGCAGAAGATGGAGGCCGGCCTCAAGGTGGCCGGTGGCAAGTGCATCCTCAACTCGACCAACTACGAAGACGGCGACGAGCGTTTCTTCAAGGTGCTGGAGCTGGCCAAGGCCTACGGCGCTGGTGTGGTGGTCGGCACCATCGATGAAGAGGGCATGGCACGCACGGCGGAGCGCAAGTTCGCCATTGCACAACGCGCTTACCGCGATGCCCTGGAGTTCGGCATCCCTGCCCATGAACTCTTTTACGACCCCCTGGCCCTGCCGATCTCCACCGGCATCGAGGAGGATCGGCTCAATGCTGCCGCCACGATCGAATCGATCCGCCGGATCCGCACGCAGTTGCCGGGCGTGCACGTGGTGCTGGGCGTCAGCAATGTGAGTTTTGGACTGTCACCAGCTGCCCGTATCGTGTTGAACTCCGTGTTCTTGCACGACTGCTGCGCGGCCGGCATGGATGCCGCGATAGTCAGCCCGGCCAAGATTCTGCCGCTGGTGAAGATCAGTGAGGAGCACCAGCAGGTCTGCCGCGATCTGATTCACGATCGCCGTCGCTTTGTGAATGCCAGCGAAGCTGGCATCTCGGCGACGGAGGCGGCAAAAGCTGGAGCGGTCTGCAACTACGACCCGCTCACGGTGTTGACCACCCTGTTCGAAGGGGTGAGCGCCCGTGAGGCGCGGGCTTCGGGGCCATCGCTGACCGATCTTCCTGTGGAAGAGCGGCTGAAACAGCACATCATTGATGGGGAACGGATCGGCCTGGAGCCAAGCCTCGATGAAGCCCTGGCCAGTTATCCGCCGCTGCAGATCATCAACACTTTCCTGCTGGATGGCATGAAGGTGGTGGGCGAACTGTTCGGTTCCGGCCAGATGCAGTTGCCCTTTGTGCTGCAGAGTGCTGAAACCATGAAGTCGGCGGTGGCCTATCTCGAGCCCCACATGGAGAAGCAGGAGGGGGAGAGCAGCGGCAAGGGCAAGTTTCTGATTGCCACCGTGAAGGGCGACGTCCACGATATCGGCAAGAATCTGGTGGATATCATTCTTACCAACAATGGCTATGAGGTGATCAATCTCGGCATCAAACAGAGTTGTGATGCCATCATTGAGGCCCAGCAGAAACACAATGCCGATTGCATTGCCATGAGTGGTCTGCTGGTCAAATCCACGGCCTTCATGAAGGACAACCTTGAGGCCTTCAATCAGGCCGGCATCGGTGTGCCCGTGATTCTCGGTGGTGCTGCACTGACGCCGCGCTTCGTCAACGGTGACTGCCGCGCCGCCTATCGCGGCCTGGTGGTCTATGGCCGCGATGCGTTTGCCGATCTGCGCTTCATGGATGCCTTGATGGATGCGAAATCAGCCGGCACCTGGGATGATCAGAAGGGTTTCCTGGCGGGCGTTCCCGAAGGGCTTGGTCTGGCCAGTGCCGATGGTAATGCGGGCCCTGAGGATGGTGCCACCACTCCCGCTGAAACGTCTTCAAGTCAGACATCTTCGTCTGAGACATCTGCGGACATTGCGTCCCAGCTTCACTCCGGTGCTGTTCAGCCTGCCGGCTCCATCTCCCCTGGCCCCAACGACCATCGTTCTGAGATGGTGCCCGAGGAGCCGGCCCTGACCCCACCGTTCTGGGGCAGCAGAGTCCTCAACGAAAACGACATCGATCTAGAGGAGGTGTTTGCCTACCTCGATCGTCAGGCCCTGTTCGCTGGCCAGTGGCAATTGCGCAAAACCCAGCAGCAATCACGTGCCGACTACGAAGCCATGCTGGTCGAGAAGGCTGAGCCCGTGCTGCAGCACTGGAAGCAACGGTGCATCAACGAAAGCCTGCTGACCCCGCGGGTGGCGTATGGCTATTTCCCCTGCGGCCGCAGCGGCAATGCCGTGGTGATCTTTGATCCCACGGGTCTGGCTGAATCGGATAGCCCCAGCCAGGCGGGCCGCGAACTGGGCCGTTTTGAACTGCCGCGTCAGCGGGCTGGCAACCGCTACTGCATCGCCGATTTCTACCGCGATCTGGTGATCGGTGCCGATGGAGAGCCCAGGCCTGCCGACATGATGCCGATGCAGGCGGTGACCATGGGGGAGGGGGCCACCACGTTTGCGCAGCAGCTGTTCCAAGCGGATCAATACACGGATTACCTCTATTTCCATGGCCTTGCCGTGCAGATGGCCGAGGCCCTGGCGGAGTGGGTCCATGCCCGCATCCGAAAGGAGCTCGGCTTCGCCGCCGAGGAACCCGCGGCCCTTCGGGATGTGCTGGCGCAGCGCTACCGAGGCAGCCGCTATTCCTTCGGCTATCCGGCCTGTCCCAATGTGGCCGATTCCCGTCCCCAGCTGGCATGGCTCGGTGCCGAGCGCATTGGTCTGTCCATGGATGAGAGTGATCAGCTGGATCCTGAGCAGAGCACCACAGCCCTGGTGGCACTGCACAGCAAGGCCCGCTACTTCAGCGCCTGA
- a CDS encoding DUF4090 family protein, whose product MAIAGPGGVDAAIASGLDLDGTPIPVEMVELYNEVMELESQRSRSGVKKSMRNRIVKTGSKHFDQASLDARLKAAGWDGLKDKEIAFFYS is encoded by the coding sequence ATGGCCATTGCCGGACCCGGTGGTGTTGATGCCGCCATTGCCTCCGGGCTTGATCTCGATGGCACCCCCATTCCCGTCGAGATGGTGGAGCTCTACAACGAGGTGATGGAGCTCGAAAGCCAGCGTTCCCGCAGCGGCGTCAAGAAGTCGATGCGAAACCGCATCGTCAAGACCGGCTCCAAGCACTTCGATCAGGCCTCTCTGGATGCCCGTCTCAAGGCTGCCGGCTGGGACGGCCTCAAGGACAAGGAGATTGCCTTCTTCTATTCCTGA
- a CDS encoding SDR family NAD(P)-dependent oxidoreductase, which produces MPNPPQPSAALAPLERWQGEALVVGAGGIGMALLEALQQRAPGLRLHAAGRHRPDRLPEEVVWLPLDLSDDLSLGTFAARIQATAPTLRLVINTAGLLHAPALQPEKRLSQVKRQALEQSFAVNAFGPILLAQAVEPCLPRREPCQFASLSARVGSIGDNRLGGWYAYRGAKAAQNQLLRTLALEWQRRLPLACVSLLHPGTTATAFSAPFRGSVPAEQLFTPRRAADHLLDVISGLGPEQSGNFWAWDGAAIPW; this is translated from the coding sequence ATGCCGAATCCACCGCAGCCCTCCGCGGCCCTGGCCCCGTTGGAGCGCTGGCAGGGGGAAGCGCTGGTGGTGGGAGCCGGCGGCATCGGCATGGCCCTGCTGGAGGCCTTGCAACAGCGTGCTCCGGGGCTGCGGCTGCATGCTGCCGGTCGCCATCGGCCCGATCGCCTGCCGGAGGAGGTGGTCTGGCTGCCTCTGGACCTGAGCGATGACCTCAGCCTGGGCACTTTTGCCGCACGGATCCAAGCCACGGCGCCGACCCTGCGGCTGGTGATCAACACCGCTGGTCTGCTGCACGCCCCTGCTCTCCAACCGGAGAAGCGGCTCAGCCAGGTGAAGCGCCAGGCCCTGGAGCAGAGCTTCGCGGTGAATGCCTTCGGGCCCATCCTGCTGGCGCAAGCCGTGGAGCCCTGCCTGCCGCGCCGCGAGCCCTGCCAGTTCGCCAGCCTGTCGGCCCGGGTGGGCAGCATCGGCGACAACCGGCTCGGCGGCTGGTACGCCTACCGGGGCGCCAAGGCCGCCCAGAACCAGCTGCTGCGCACCCTGGCCCTGGAGTGGCAACGACGGCTGCCCCTGGCCTGCGTCAGCCTGCTGCACCCCGGCACCACGGCCACCGCCTTCTCAGCCCCCTTTCGCGGCTCGGTGCCAGCCGAGCAGTTGTTCACACCCCGGCGGGCCGCTGATCACCTCCTGGATGTGATCAGTGGCCTGGGGCCGGAGCAGAGCGGCAACTTCTGGGCATGGGACGGGGCGGCGATTCCCTGGTGA